One bacterium genomic window, CGCCTGTTACGGGAAAAGGTGGGTTTGCCTTTGGACGGATTGACCGGACCTGAACGAGTGTCGGTCGCGCAGATGGGTCTTCTTCTGCTGTCCATACCCGGTCTGGACAAGTGGCCCAAGTCCGAGCGGGAACGTGCCATGGAACTCTTCCGTTTGAAAGGCTCTTTGCAGGAGGCGGATTACGCTCGTGCGCTGGGCGGAAATTCACGCTTCTTCGATGCGCTCGCGCGACAGGCGAGATCATTGGATGAGTCTACGAGGCGGGGATAATCCCCCCGCGAAAACCAGCCGATCATGCATCCCATCTTCCGCGCATTCGCCCTTCGCAACTACCGCATCTACTGGACGGGTTTTTCGCTGTCCCTGATCGGTACGTGGATGCAGCACCTTGCCCAGGGGTGGCTGGTATGGGAGCTCACGCGTTCGGCGTTCTGGCTGGGAATCGTGGGCGCGATGCCGCAGCTTCCGTCGCTGCTGCTCGGTTCGATCGGCGGCGTAATCGTGGATCGCACGGTAAAGCGCACGCTGCTCATCGTCACCCAGACCGGCCTTGCGCTTTCCGCTCTGGCTCTGGCCGTGGTGACGCTCACCGGTATCGTGCAGGTCGAGCACGTGGTCATCATCGCCGCTTTCACCGGCATCTTCACGGCGGTGGACACACCGGCCCGGCTTTCGTTTGTCACCGAGATCGTGGGCAAGGACAACGTCGGCAACGCCATTGCGTTGAACTCGACCACCTTCAATGCCGCGCGTCTGATCGGACCGTCCATCGCCGGACTGCTGATCCCCATCATCGGTGTGGGCGGTTGTTTCCTCATGAATGCGATCTCCTTTATTGCGATGATCGTGGCTCTGGCGCTCATGCGCGATCTGCCGCCGCCCGTCTATGACCGTGGCAGCTCGGTGGTTGCGCAGTGGCAGGAAGCGTTCCGCTACGTTCGCCGCACGCGGATTCCACGCGCGCTGATCGTGAACGTGGTGGTTTTCGCGGCGTTCGCCTTCCCCTATGTGATTCTCATGCCGCTGTATGCCGATGAGATTCTCGAATCGGGAGTGCGCGGTTTGGGCGCGCTGATGGCGGCGATCGGAGTGGGCGCGCTGGCGGGCGGAATCTGGCAGGCGACGCTCCCCGCAAACTTCCGGCGGGGGCGCATCGTGATTTTCGGAGCCTACGGTTTGTGCGTGGGAATCCTGCTGTTCTCGCTTTCCAAGAGCTTCATTCTCTCGCTCTTGATTTTGCCGATGGTGGGCGCGTCGGCGATCAGCATGTTGGCTTCCACCAATACCCTCCTGCAGACGCTGTCTCCCGATCATCTGCGGGGCCGCGTACTTGGGTTCTACACGACGGGCTTCCTCGGTTTCCTTCCCATCGGCAGCCTGATAATGGGTTCGATTGCGGCGGAGGTCGGCGCTCCCATCACTCTGGCCGGCGGATCGCTCATCTGTCTCATCGTGGCGCTCCTGACTCTGGGCCGCAACAAACGGTTGCTGGTCGTGTGATGGGTCTCTTCGGCAAGCCCACGATCGGCCGCGAAATCCGCCGCCGCGATGTTACGCTGCTCCTGCATTCCACTCACCTCTACAAGAACCTCCCCTCGATTCTCGAAGATGGCACGCTGCACACGGTGCGGACGCTACGAGTACGGCACGGAGTCGAGAAAGCCGTGCGCTTCCTGCATGATCCTCGCCGCTACGAGCAATTCGCGGTGGGGCTTGACTATCTGAACGCGTCGCTGTCCTTCCCCAACACGCAGCTTCTCTACGGACGATCCAAAACTGACTGGAAGGCCGAGTGGGTTCATCTCGCGCTCGATCTCGAGCTATTGGATCATCCCGACACGCTCTTCTGTCCGGTTTCGGCGGCGGCGGAGTTCGGGAAATATGTCACGCGGGGATTGGATGGTTTTCGTGCGCTGTTTGCCGACGAGGTTCACGGACAGATGCGCGAGGGGCTGCCGAAAAACGTTCCCACGCATCCACAGGCCGAGGTCCTGTTGCGCGGGCCGTTGCCGATTACGTCCGTGCCGGCCATCTTCGTCCCGACCGCTGATGTAGCCCGCGAGATCGAGCGGCTCGGTTCCCGTCACTCCCTCTCTATAAGGATAGAGACCACCCCCCAGCTCTTCGTCTGGCCGAAGTGGCTGGTGGGGAAGTAGGACTTGATGGTCCAGATTTGAAAGGCCCTGTCATTGTATTGACAGGGCCTTTATCTGAGGGTATATTGAAATCAGCGGGTAAAAAGACAAGGGTTGGAATCATGTGGCGTACATTACTGATTATAATTGCTTGTGTTATGCCGCTGTGGGTGGGTGCGCAGCCGATGCTGGACACGGCGTGGGTGAGGCAATACACGATACCCGGATGGAGGGCTGTTCAAGCAGGCTTCCGTCAAACCTCCGACAATGGCTACATCATTGCCATGGGGAGGGACTCTTATGACGAAGAATACGGTATGGCGGCGCTCAAGTTGGACTCCCTTGGCAATCAGGTATGGTTCAACACATTTGGAGATTCAGGCGGTTACATTACAACATGGGCAGTTGTACCGACAGCAGATGGAGGATGCACTCTGGTCGGCTGGAAATGGATGCTTTCTTTGGCGGATAGATTGTTATTGGTACGTGTTGATGTCAACGGAGATTCCTTGTGGCGTCGAGAGATTCCTTTTTCTTACACAGGCGATAGTTTTGACATACATGCATTTGAGCTTGGCAACGGGAACCTTGGTGTGATTTACTCATTTATTGATATTTGGAGTGAAGTGGCCTCAACGATACTGTATATCTTCAATGATACGGGGAACAATGTAGGTACTCATGGATTGAATGGGTACATTCAATGTATTTATCCTCTCGATGGAGGTGGGTGTCTGTATGGTGGTACCAATACTCAGTTTCATCATGAATATTCGAGCGAAAGTGCCATTGCTGGGAGGATCAGTCCGGAGGGGGAATTGGTTCAATTCTGGGATTCTGGCAACTACGTTGTTTGGTCATCGGAGGGATTCTATGCAGTAGCACCAACGGCTGATCAAGGACTTGTTTTTTGCCGACTGGGACGCCGATTAGAAAGGCTTACGGCCGACTGGACGTCCATCGAATGGTCTCGATTTCTACCATCAGACCCGACAGAGTATTGGATAGGTCAATACTCGGATGGTGGGTATCTTGTGTTCTCTCCCGAGAGTCAGGGAGAATCTCTGCTATTACGTAGAACAGACCCCTGGGGTTTTGTCTCGTGGACTCATGCATATCCCGTGGGTGGTTTCAGCCATTTGCTGGGGGGAGTCAAAGACGATCGTGGCTGCACACTTCTCGGTACAAGCACTAACACGATCAAGGTAGTGAGGCTCGAAGAAATCGCTGACATGCGCACAGTCCAGGTCACGTATCCGAATGGCGGTGAAGTATGGGATGTCTGGCTGTCGCAGCCCTTCCGCTGGTGGTCATGGAACGCACTTGACGCTGTTCGCATCGAACTCAACCGAAACTACCCGACGGGTGAGTGGGAGGTAATGCGGGACAGTACGGAGAATGACGGACTGGATTCGGTTTACATTAGTCCACTGTTCTCCGACTCATGCCGGATTCGGGTGCAGGTGCTGGGAGATACGCTGGTTGATGAATCGGACGGGTGCTTTGCCATCCAGTACCAACCGCGGATTGTCGTGAGTACAAGGGGTTGGCTGTGGGTTGAGCGAATGAATTCGATTCAATGGGTGGGTCGTGAGCCTACTGGACCAGCCGTACGGATCGAGCTGAATCGGCACTACCCAAGCGAACAATGGGAAATCCTCGCCGACAGCACTGCCA contains:
- a CDS encoding DUF4433 domain-containing protein — translated: MMGLFGKPTIGREIRRRDVTLLLHSTHLYKNLPSILEDGTLHTVRTLRVRHGVEKAVRFLHDPRRYEQFAVGLDYLNASLSFPNTQLLYGRSKTDWKAEWVHLALDLELLDHPDTLFCPVSAAAEFGKYVTRGLDGFRALFADEVHGQMREGLPKNVPTHPQAEVLLRGPLPITSVPAIFVPTADVAREIERLGSRHSLSIRIETTPQLFVWPKWLVGK
- a CDS encoding MFS transporter; translation: MHPIFRAFALRNYRIYWTGFSLSLIGTWMQHLAQGWLVWELTRSAFWLGIVGAMPQLPSLLLGSIGGVIVDRTVKRTLLIVTQTGLALSALALAVVTLTGIVQVEHVVIIAAFTGIFTAVDTPARLSFVTEIVGKDNVGNAIALNSTTFNAARLIGPSIAGLLIPIIGVGGCFLMNAISFIAMIVALALMRDLPPPVYDRGSSVVAQWQEAFRYVRRTRIPRALIVNVVVFAAFAFPYVILMPLYADEILESGVRGLGALMAAIGVGALAGGIWQATLPANFRRGRIVIFGAYGLCVGILLFSLSKSFILSLLILPMVGASAISMLASTNTLLQTLSPDHLRGRVLGFYTTGFLGFLPIGSLIMGSIAAEVGAPITLAGGSLICLIVALLTLGRNKRLLVV